A section of the Tamandua tetradactyla isolate mTamTet1 chromosome 4, mTamTet1.pri, whole genome shotgun sequence genome encodes:
- the PROZ gene encoding vitamin K-dependent protein Z, translating into MAGCFLGLCSLFLVLHLHQTEQSVFLSTSKANEVLKRWKRAGSYLLEEIFEGNLEKECYEEICAYEEAREVFENDEVTNKFWKWYMGGNQCISQPCLNNGSCHDNIRSYTCNCSYGYEGRNCEFAKNECYPERTDGCHHFCHPGQESFMCSCAKGYKLGEDQKLCIPNEKCACGVLNSECSITVRESKQNLQNFPWQVKLTNSKEEDFCGGVIIQENFVLTTAKCSLMHGNISVKTNFNRSSNDPLTLKIKKINVHMRYNEETGDNNISLLELEEPIQCLSTGLPICVPEKDFAEHILIPGKVGLVSGWTFNGTELGNSLVKLPVTHLDGEKCGKVLNVTVTMRMYCEKSELVAREWLEGSIVAREHRGTWFLTGIMHSSPREEYGQVFLFTKTSRYSLWFAQIIK; encoded by the exons ATGGCAGGCTGCTTTCTGGGCCTCTGCTCTCTTTTCCTTGTCCTCCACCTTCATCAAACTGAGCAGTCAG TATTTCTTTCAAcctcaaaagcaaatgaagtTCTGAAAAGATGGAAGCGTGCTGGTTCCTATCTTCTAGAAGAAATCTttgaaggaaatttggaaaaggAATGTTATGAGGAAATCTGTGCTTATGAAGAAGCTAGAGAAGTATTTGAAAATGACGAAGTAACT aataaattttggaaatggtATATGG GTGGCAACCAGTGCATCTCCCAGCCCTGCTTGAACAACGGGTCGTGCCATGACAATATTCGCAGCTACACCTGCAACTGCTCCTATGGCTACGAGGGAAGGAACTGTGAATTTG CTAAAAATGAATGCTACCCAGAGAGGACTGATGGATGTCATCACTTTTGCCATCCAGGACAGGAATCCTTTATGTGTAGTTGTGCTAAGGGATATAAACTTGGTGAGGATCAAAAATTGTGCATTCCAAATG AGAAATGTGCATGTGGAGTCTTGAATTCTGAATGCAGCATAACAGTAAGGGAAAGCAAACAGAATCTTCAGAATTTTCCATGGCAG gtAAAATTAACAAATTCCAAAGAAGAAGATTTCTGTGGTGGTGTTATAATACAGGAAAATTTTGTACTGACAACAGCAAAATGTTCACTCATGCACGGAAATATTAGCGTGAAAACAA ACTTCAACAGATCAAGTAATGACCCGCTGACACTcaagataaagaaaattaatGTGCACATGAGGTATAATGAAGAAACTGGAGATAATAACATTTCACTGTTAGAACTGGAAGAGCCCATTCAGTGCCTCAGCACTGGGCTTCCCATCTGCGTGCCTGAAAAGGACTTTGCAGAACACATTCTGATTCCAGGGAAAGTGGGCCTTGTCAGTGGCTGGACCTTCAATGGGACTGAATTAGGTAATTCACTAGTAAAGTTGCCAGTTACACATCTTGATGGTGAGAAATGTGGAAAAGTACTTAATGTGACAGTCACAATGAGGATGTATTGTGAAAAGAGTGAATTGGTGGCTagagagtggctggagggaagcattGTTGCAAGAGAACACAGAGGCACTTGGTTTTTAACAGGAATTATGCACTCATCACCAAGAGAAGAATATGGACAGGTATTTCTTTTCACAAAGACATCAAGATATTCACTCTGGTTtgcacaaataataaaataa